A stretch of the Sphingobacterium thalpophilum genome encodes the following:
- the traN gene encoding conjugative transposon protein TraN, giving the protein MKNHLKTFWAFALILGFAVQSYAQDSTRTPLALGKIEPYRLEVTYDKTSHLIFPTAIRYVDLGSEYLIAGKAEDAENVLRVKASVRDFEPETNFSVITNDGRFYSFNVHYSSYPEAMSYDLLTMQKAVDKANGNDVLFEELGNNSPSLAGLLLETIYKKDKRIVKHIGAKSFGILFILKGIYIHNGKYYFHTELRNRTNVPYEIDFINFKVVDKKVAKRTVVQERPLTPLRTYTPLNGIAGKSTEQNVFLLDQFTIADDKALLIEIFEKNGGRHQTLQVENSDLIKARLINDMYLKF; this is encoded by the coding sequence ATGAAAAATCATTTAAAAACCTTTTGGGCTTTTGCCCTTATACTCGGCTTTGCCGTACAGTCTTATGCTCAGGATAGTACCAGAACGCCACTTGCATTAGGTAAGATAGAACCCTACCGTTTGGAAGTCACTTACGACAAAACTTCTCACCTGATTTTTCCGACCGCTATCCGTTATGTGGATTTAGGCAGCGAATACCTGATTGCAGGTAAAGCAGAAGATGCCGAAAATGTTTTGCGTGTAAAAGCATCGGTAAGGGATTTTGAGCCGGAAACCAATTTTTCTGTGATTACCAATGACGGACGTTTTTATAGCTTCAATGTGCATTACAGTTCCTACCCGGAGGCAATGAGCTATGACCTGCTCACGATGCAAAAGGCAGTGGATAAAGCTAACGGTAATGATGTGCTTTTTGAGGAACTGGGTAACAATTCCCCCTCATTGGCCGGATTACTACTGGAAACCATTTACAAGAAAGACAAGCGCATTGTAAAGCATATCGGGGCTAAGAGTTTCGGCATTCTGTTTATTCTCAAAGGCATTTACATCCACAACGGCAAATACTATTTCCACACGGAATTGAGAAACCGTACCAATGTGCCTTACGAGATTGATTTTATCAATTTCAAAGTGGTGGATAAAAAGGTAGCTAAACGCACCGTAGTTCAGGAACGCCCACTAACTCCTTTGAGAACTTACACGCCATTGAATGGCATTGCCGGAAAATCGACCGAGCAAAACGTGTTCCTGTTAGACCAGTTTACCATTGCCGATGACAAGGCGCTGCTGATTGAGATTTTCGAGAAAAACGGCGGCAGGCATCAAACATTGCAGGTCGAAAATTCGGATCTGATCAAAGCCCGTTTGATAAACGACATGTACCTGAAATTTTAA
- the traM gene encoding conjugative transposon protein TraM — translation MKENENKKSVVRVTEGNPAATADVLQNGAQNNKEKLKKPLIFGLMAIVFVGCMYLIFKPSEDNKTTENIGLNDAVPQATGAGMPDDKGKAYEQEMLERKDQEKRNALATLSDYWNSEEKEEPTEELFTNEEENSGFGSNSRKPGRNGNPTLNSYRNMQSTLGSFYQDDNSETMQLRRQVDELKEKLSERDVPPVATVDDQLKLMEKSYEMAAKYLPQNANTGSAAPTGGTTPAAAGINQKEHFVAFTPARKNTVSALYREPTDSAFLEDWSQSKNRGFYSAGATGQVVQPKNSIRASVHEAQTVIGETGVRLRLLEPAQTPQRTIPKGTIVTANAKFQGGRLQLKVMSVELEGNIIPVDITIYDIDGQQGLYVPYSPEMNALTEMAGNMSQTSGTSLMLSRSAGQQIAADMSRGVIQGISGYFSKKVRTPKVTLKAGHQVFLVSKK, via the coding sequence ATGAAAGAAAATGAGAACAAAAAATCGGTTGTTCGGGTAACCGAGGGAAATCCGGCTGCAACTGCTGATGTGCTACAAAATGGCGCACAGAATAACAAGGAAAAGCTGAAAAAGCCTTTAATCTTTGGCTTAATGGCGATTGTCTTCGTGGGTTGTATGTACCTCATATTTAAGCCCTCCGAAGATAATAAGACCACTGAGAATATCGGACTGAACGATGCCGTTCCACAGGCAACGGGAGCAGGAATGCCTGACGATAAAGGCAAGGCTTATGAACAGGAAATGTTGGAACGTAAAGACCAGGAAAAACGTAATGCTCTGGCAACGCTATCAGACTACTGGAATTCGGAAGAAAAAGAAGAGCCTACAGAGGAGCTATTTACTAATGAGGAGGAGAATTCTGGCTTTGGCAGTAATAGCAGAAAACCTGGAAGAAACGGAAATCCCACATTGAACAGCTACCGCAATATGCAAAGTACATTGGGTTCATTCTATCAGGACGATAATTCGGAAACAATGCAACTCCGAAGACAAGTAGATGAACTGAAAGAAAAATTATCAGAAAGAGATGTGCCGCCTGTAGCAACAGTAGATGATCAATTAAAATTAATGGAGAAGTCCTACGAAATGGCCGCAAAGTATTTGCCACAAAATGCCAATACCGGGAGCGCTGCCCCCACTGGCGGTACAACTCCCGCTGCTGCGGGTATAAACCAAAAAGAGCATTTTGTAGCGTTTACACCGGCACGGAAAAATACTGTTTCAGCCCTTTATCGAGAACCGACGGACAGTGCTTTCTTAGAAGACTGGAGCCAATCCAAAAATCGGGGTTTCTACAGCGCAGGTGCTACCGGACAGGTAGTACAGCCCAAAAATAGTATTAGAGCCTCCGTACACGAAGCGCAAACGGTTATAGGCGAAACTGGAGTGCGTTTGCGTTTATTGGAGCCAGCCCAAACGCCACAACGTACCATCCCTAAAGGAACAATTGTGACCGCAAATGCCAAATTTCAGGGCGGGCGTTTACAGTTAAAAGTAATGTCTGTAGAACTGGAAGGTAATATCATTCCGGTAGATATTACGATTTACGACATAGATGGACAACAGGGCTTATACGTTCCGTACTCGCCGGAAATGAACGCGCTGACAGAAATGGCGGGCAATATGAGCCAAACTTCGGGGACTAGCCTCATGTTAAGCCGCTCGGCAGGGCAACAGATCGCTGCTGACATGAGCCGTGGCGTAATACAGGGAATTTCTGGCTACTTCTCCAAAAAAGTAAGAACACCGAAAGTTACACTCAAAGCTGGTCATCAAGTCTTCCTTGTATCAAAAAAATAA
- a CDS encoding nitrogen regulatory IIA protein — protein sequence MKKLRANMDRYFDKLDDRWRALPVRKQHQYTLYFFVGYLLLTVAVIGKVMYDTSKSGNDMVIEHIENPVLKSKNPARLQDSVSTILKNRIYERK from the coding sequence ATGAAAAAATTAAGAGCAAATATGGACAGGTACTTTGACAAGTTGGATGACCGTTGGCGGGCATTGCCAGTACGCAAACAGCACCAATATACGCTGTACTTCTTTGTGGGTTATCTGCTGCTTACCGTAGCGGTCATCGGCAAAGTGATGTACGATACCTCAAAGTCTGGCAACGATATGGTCATAGAGCATATCGAAAACCCTGTCCTAAAAAGTAAAAATCCTGCAAGGTTGCAGGATAGTGTATCAACAATTTTAAAAAATAGGATTTATGAAAGAAAATGA